A genome region from Sulfurovum sp. TSL6 includes the following:
- a CDS encoding response regulator transcription factor: MINILMIEDDTEFAELLTEYLAQYDIKVTNYEDPYLGLSAGVKKYDLLILDLTLPGMDGLEVCKEVVEKYDIPIIISSARSDINDKVEGFALGADDYLPKPYDPKEMYARITSLLRRYSKSENNKLVTPKSDFELKGDTIYFKGEALSLTPAEFEVLSLLVKHQGITQSREQIINTSRTMSMDSQGKSLDVIISKIRTKLGDNKRIQAVRGVGYKLV, encoded by the coding sequence ATGATAAATATTTTAATGATCGAGGATGATACAGAGTTTGCAGAACTTCTCACTGAGTATCTTGCACAATATGACATCAAAGTCACGAACTATGAAGACCCCTATCTTGGACTGAGTGCCGGTGTGAAAAAATATGATCTTCTCATATTGGATCTTACCCTTCCGGGTATGGATGGCCTGGAAGTATGTAAAGAGGTCGTGGAGAAGTATGATATTCCTATTATTATCTCATCCGCACGTTCCGACATCAATGATAAAGTGGAAGGTTTTGCACTAGGTGCAGATGACTACCTGCCTAAACCCTATGATCCCAAAGAGATGTATGCACGTATTACCTCACTGCTTAGACGTTACTCTAAATCAGAGAATAACAAACTGGTCACACCTAAGAGTGATTTTGAACTGAAAGGGGACACGATCTATTTTAAAGGAGAAGCACTCTCTTTAACACCTGCGGAATTTGAAGTCCTCTCTTTGCTAGTAAAACATCAGGGCATTACACAATCACGTGAACAGATCATTAATACTTCCAGAACTATGAGTATGGATTCACAAGGGAAAAGTTTGGATGTGATCATCTCAAAGATACGTACCAAACTGGGTGATAATAAACGTATACAGGCCGTGCGTGGTGTAGGATATAAACTCGTATGA
- the cmoA gene encoding carboxy-S-adenosyl-L-methionine synthase CmoA, producing MQDKVFNKPIEKKFEFDEAVASVFDDMLSRSVPFYDEVRKLIISLILSEQKEGLKVLDLGSSTAKFLLDLHGKMDVKMQLKGLDNSQAMLDRAEQKCQAFGADIALELADMLTYHYQKEDIIVANYTLQFIRPMQRVELVKKLYEGLNEDGMFIFSEKVVFEDKKLDKELIDIYYDYKKEQGYSEYEIAQKREALENVLIPFTIKENIQMCRDAGFKSVETVFQWANFVTFVVKK from the coding sequence ATGCAAGATAAAGTGTTTAATAAGCCTATAGAAAAAAAGTTTGAATTTGATGAAGCAGTCGCTTCAGTTTTCGATGATATGTTAAGCCGTTCGGTACCTTTTTATGATGAGGTTCGGAAGTTGATCATCTCTTTGATACTTTCAGAACAGAAAGAGGGGTTAAAAGTGCTTGATCTTGGTTCTTCTACGGCAAAGTTCTTACTCGATCTTCACGGTAAAATGGATGTTAAAATGCAACTCAAAGGTTTGGATAATTCACAAGCGATGCTAGACAGGGCAGAGCAAAAATGTCAGGCTTTCGGTGCAGACATAGCGTTGGAATTGGCTGACATGTTGACGTATCACTACCAAAAAGAAGATATCATTGTGGCAAACTATACTTTACAGTTCATCCGGCCTATGCAGCGTGTTGAACTTGTAAAGAAGCTTTATGAAGGATTAAATGAGGATGGTATGTTCATTTTTTCTGAGAAAGTGGTCTTTGAAGATAAAAAGCTTGACAAGGAGCTCATAGATATTTATTATGACTATAAAAAAGAGCAGGGATACAGTGAATATGAGATTGCACAAAAGCGTGAAGCGTTGGAAAATGTACTGATTCCTTTTACCATTAAAGAGAATATACAGATGTGTAGAGATGCAGGATTTAAGAGTGTTGAAACTGTATTTCAATGGGCGAACTTTGTAACCTTTGTTGTGAAAAAGTAA
- a CDS encoding shikimate dehydrogenase — protein sequence MKQLFAIFGNPVSHSKSPLMHNLSFQGLRFDGCYARYLLEEGSKLKETFFSLGLKGINITVPHKEHAYAACDVLDPFAQKVGAVNTIVEKEGKLYGYNTDAPGFLKAISEFENVKTVLFLGAGGTAKSTSIILKEADYDVTILNRSGGRLTYFKDHGFETYTFDDFDPKPYDLVINMTSAGLEDDSLPAPSEILGKVIPTAKACVDVIYGKETPFLKLARKYKKPTKDGSDMLLYQGIIAFEYFTEQAFSFEEIKPYMQKAFIL from the coding sequence ATGAAACAGCTCTTTGCCATCTTTGGAAATCCTGTTTCTCACTCCAAATCCCCACTGATGCACAACCTCTCTTTTCAGGGATTGCGTTTTGACGGATGTTATGCACGCTATTTGCTTGAAGAAGGAAGTAAGCTCAAGGAGACCTTTTTTTCACTTGGCCTCAAAGGTATCAACATTACCGTCCCTCACAAAGAGCATGCGTATGCTGCCTGTGATGTCTTGGATCCTTTTGCCCAAAAAGTGGGTGCGGTGAATACGATCGTTGAAAAAGAGGGAAAACTCTATGGATACAATACAGATGCACCAGGTTTTTTAAAAGCCATTTCAGAATTTGAGAATGTCAAAACCGTACTTTTCTTAGGTGCTGGGGGTACAGCAAAATCTACTTCGATCATCCTCAAAGAAGCAGACTATGATGTAACTATCCTGAATCGTAGTGGAGGTAGACTCACTTACTTCAAGGACCATGGATTTGAAACATATACCTTCGATGACTTTGATCCAAAGCCCTATGATTTGGTGATCAATATGACTTCTGCCGGTCTGGAAGATGATTCACTCCCTGCACCATCTGAAATACTGGGAAAAGTCATACCTACGGCAAAGGCCTGTGTAGATGTCATCTATGGAAAAGAGACACCCTTTTTAAAACTTGCAAGAAAATACAAGAAACCGACAAAAGATGGATCTGATATGCTGCTCTATCAAGGCATCATCGCGTTTGAGTATTTTACAGAGCAAGCTTTTAGCTTTGAGGAGATCAAACCGTATATGCAAAAAGCATTTATACTATAG
- a CDS encoding diguanylate cyclase domain-containing protein, translated as MEKLTILIVDDDKTTTSILNHMLYTYTDHILTASDGVEGLELYQTWHPDIILSDINMPRMNGLEMVEKIRKTDENVKIAIFTDFERRDILLKAIELGVNQFLSKPFASKSFSKTIQNLYADVIEKRHSNREIQRQQNILHAINEMSHNFLQQSDWMNALKQEMQNLKQASDMSSIFIYQNEQENDNLSAQKLLYINDNPEAKTKKRIHYRKHYFMRWKNQLEKNLPINGSREDYDKSKKKLLDLFKINSLLILPIFVQDKWWGFLGIGDEHKQTLESTNVEMLSTAASIIGAAINNRNNLQSLEMSSAVYEHTMDGVLITDRRNRILHVNDAFLDITGYSLENVIGKDPKILKSGKHDKHFYQKIWHQLSKNGYWQGEITNRKKNGEIYIEWLSINTIKNAQGGIENFIGIFSDVTHQRKDAHDQAYLATHDPLTGLSNRLLFDDRLEHAINHADRFNKCISLIFCDLDNFKPINDTYGHTTGDEILKRVGSALQGILRKEDTVCRFGGDEFVILVEELNSFEYLNDILRRINELTHTPCVIDGNAITIGMSIGASIYPDDGVTSEALIKSADTAMYRAKNGGKNRIEYSQSNPDLYCLKKYKEIGEADIQYST; from the coding sequence ATGGAAAAATTAACTATACTTATCGTAGATGATGACAAAACTACCACTTCAATACTTAACCATATGTTATATACATATACAGACCACATCCTTACAGCATCTGATGGTGTAGAGGGGCTTGAGCTTTATCAAACCTGGCATCCAGATATCATCCTCTCTGATATCAATATGCCGCGTATGAATGGTCTGGAAATGGTTGAGAAGATAAGAAAAACAGATGAAAATGTAAAGATAGCCATTTTTACAGACTTTGAAAGACGTGATATTCTCCTTAAAGCGATTGAGCTTGGAGTGAATCAATTTCTTTCAAAACCATTTGCATCTAAAAGTTTTTCAAAGACGATACAGAACCTTTATGCTGATGTGATAGAGAAAAGACATAGTAACAGGGAAATTCAAAGACAGCAGAATATACTTCATGCCATCAATGAAATGTCCCATAACTTTTTACAGCAATCAGACTGGATGAATGCGCTCAAACAAGAGATGCAGAACCTTAAACAGGCTTCTGACATGTCATCTATATTTATATACCAAAATGAGCAAGAGAATGATAATCTCTCAGCGCAAAAACTTTTATATATCAATGATAATCCAGAAGCAAAAACTAAAAAACGTATCCACTACCGTAAACACTATTTTATGCGATGGAAAAACCAACTAGAGAAAAACTTGCCTATCAATGGAAGTAGAGAGGATTATGATAAGTCAAAAAAGAAACTCTTAGACCTCTTTAAAATCAATTCTTTACTGATATTGCCTATCTTTGTACAGGATAAATGGTGGGGATTTCTTGGTATCGGAGATGAACACAAACAAACACTCGAATCTACCAATGTCGAAATGCTCAGTACAGCTGCATCCATCATCGGTGCTGCTATCAATAACAGAAACAACCTACAATCACTTGAAATGTCTTCAGCGGTCTATGAGCATACCATGGATGGTGTTTTGATCACAGATAGACGTAACCGTATTCTTCATGTCAATGATGCATTTCTTGATATTACAGGCTATTCACTGGAGAATGTGATAGGTAAAGATCCTAAAATCCTAAAATCCGGAAAACATGATAAACACTTTTACCAAAAAATATGGCATCAATTATCCAAGAATGGATATTGGCAAGGAGAGATCACCAATCGTAAAAAAAATGGTGAAATTTATATTGAATGGCTCAGTATCAATACGATCAAAAATGCTCAAGGTGGAATCGAAAATTTTATCGGTATCTTTTCAGATGTAACTCACCAACGAAAAGATGCGCATGACCAGGCTTACTTAGCCACACATGATCCCCTTACCGGTCTTTCCAATCGACTTTTATTCGACGATAGATTGGAACACGCGATCAACCATGCAGACAGGTTCAATAAATGTATCAGTCTCATATTTTGTGACTTGGACAATTTTAAACCGATCAATGATACCTATGGCCACACCACAGGTGATGAGATACTCAAAAGAGTAGGAAGTGCTCTTCAAGGGATCTTAAGAAAAGAGGATACCGTATGTCGTTTTGGTGGTGATGAATTTGTGATCCTTGTTGAAGAGTTGAACAGTTTTGAGTATCTTAACGACATTTTACGTAGGATCAATGAACTTACCCATACACCTTGTGTTATCGATGGTAATGCGATCACTATAGGTATGAGTATCGGTGCTTCGATCTATCCCGATGACGGTGTAACATCAGAAGCCTTGATCAAATCTGCAGATACAGCCATGTACAGAGCAAAAAATGGTGGTAAAAATCGTATAGAGTATTCTCAGTCTAATCCTGATTTATATTGTCTAAAAAAATACAAAGAGATAGGTGAGGCAGACATACAATATTCTACGTAA
- a CDS encoding bifunctional riboflavin kinase/FAD synthetase, with product MSFRNQIKRIAIGSFDGIHLGHQALIDKVDALVIIERNSGYLTPGYKRSLFTSKVCCFYHFDKIKSLTPEAFVHKLEVDFPALETIVVGYDFHFGKNKAGNAMMMKTLSNKHIDIVDQVTLGETPVHSRIIKTYLREGKIEPVNRLLGRTYYIQGTVVQGQGLGKKELVPTINLNVKEYQLPLEGVYTTRTRIDGQWLGSVSFLGHRGTTDDSYAVETHILDQEIGEVSGEIMLEFVDFIRINQKFDSLDTLREQIHADIAIAKKRLS from the coding sequence TTGTCATTTCGTAATCAGATCAAGCGGATCGCCATAGGTTCATTTGACGGTATACATCTTGGACATCAGGCGCTTATAGATAAAGTGGATGCATTGGTGATCATAGAAAGAAATAGCGGCTATTTGACACCTGGGTATAAACGTTCTCTCTTTACCTCTAAAGTCTGCTGCTTTTACCATTTTGATAAAATAAAATCGCTGACACCTGAAGCGTTTGTACATAAACTTGAAGTTGATTTTCCTGCACTTGAAACGATCGTTGTGGGGTATGATTTCCATTTTGGTAAAAATAAAGCAGGGAATGCGATGATGATGAAAACCCTATCTAATAAACACATAGACATCGTTGATCAGGTAACGCTTGGGGAGACACCCGTCCACTCTCGTATCATTAAAACGTATTTGCGTGAGGGGAAAATCGAACCGGTAAATAGATTACTGGGTAGAACGTATTACATTCAAGGTACGGTGGTACAAGGACAGGGATTGGGTAAAAAAGAGTTGGTTCCAACGATCAATTTAAATGTAAAAGAGTATCAACTCCCATTGGAAGGTGTGTATACGACACGTACACGCATTGATGGTCAATGGTTAGGCTCTGTGAGCTTTTTAGGACACCGCGGCACAACAGATGACTCTTATGCGGTAGAGACACATATTTTAGATCAAGAGATCGGTGAAGTCAGTGGAGAAATCATGTTGGAATTTGTAGACTTCATTCGTATCAACCAAAAGTTTGATAGTTTAGATACCCTAAGAGAACAAATTCACGCTGATATAGCTATAGCAAAAAAGAGATTATCATAA
- a CDS encoding TlyA family RNA methyltransferase has product MRLDKYLVEEGYFESRNRANDAIKAGQVLVDGKKAKASAKIDENSIVEVEDTKFYVSRAARKLENFLAEHPIDFKGKKALDIGSSTGGFAQIVLENGVASLSCVDVGKDQLHVSLRNNEKLSLYEETDIREFQSDDAFELITCDVSFISIVQIIEDIDRLSQNGTDIVILYKPQFEVGKDVKRDSRGVVQDLDAIARRKEEFEAKAVKLGWELDYQALSQVQGKEGNQEYLYHFVKREK; this is encoded by the coding sequence ATGAGACTGGATAAATACCTGGTAGAAGAGGGTTACTTTGAAAGTCGTAACCGTGCAAATGATGCGATAAAGGCCGGGCAGGTTCTTGTAGATGGAAAGAAGGCCAAGGCTTCGGCTAAAATAGATGAAAACAGTATAGTCGAAGTAGAAGATACGAAGTTTTATGTGAGCCGTGCAGCCCGTAAGTTAGAGAACTTTTTGGCTGAGCATCCTATAGACTTCAAAGGAAAAAAAGCGTTAGACATAGGTTCCAGTACGGGTGGATTTGCTCAGATCGTGCTTGAAAACGGTGTGGCAAGCCTCTCCTGTGTGGATGTAGGCAAAGACCAACTGCATGTATCACTGCGTAATAATGAAAAACTGTCACTTTATGAAGAGACAGACATACGTGAATTCCAAAGTGATGATGCTTTTGAATTGATCACCTGTGATGTTTCATTTATCTCTATAGTGCAGATCATAGAGGATATAGACAGACTGAGCCAAAACGGTACAGATATCGTTATACTCTACAAACCGCAGTTTGAAGTGGGTAAAGATGTGAAGCGTGATAGCAGAGGTGTCGTACAGGATCTTGATGCAATAGCCAGACGAAAAGAAGAGTTTGAAGCAAAAGCTGTAAAACTGGGATGGGAACTTGACTACCAGGCACTCTCACAGGTCCAGGGTAAAGAGGGTAACCAAGAGTATCTTTATCATTTTGTAAAGAGGGAGAAGTAG
- a CDS encoding class II 3-deoxy-7-phosphoheptulonate synthase, with product MSWTPSSWRNFPIKQQPIYQDQELLKKVEEELRSYPPLIFAGEARDLKEKLAKAGRGEAFLLQGGDCAESFSDFNAKNIKNLFRLMLQMNMVLMYGTGKPVVKVGRIAGQFAKPRSSDFEEIDGVRLPSYRGDIINSIEFTEAAREPNPKNMLKAYNQSAATENLLRAFSRGGLADLNKVHQWNLEFIKDNPLGKRYDALSTKIDHAMKFMAACGLNSDSMPQLHQTTLYTSHEALLLNYEEALTRKDTETGEWYDCSAHMLWIGDRTRDLNEAHIEYFRGIKNPIGCKVGPTMEEDELIELIDALNPDNEEGRLNLIVRMGASKIREYFPKLLKRVRDEGKNVVWSCDPMHGNVEKSSTGFKTRDFDNILSEVEQFVAIHKEMGTVAAGIHLEMTGNDVTECTGSTSCAITAEGLASRYHTQCDPRLNASQALELAFMLSDTDEESE from the coding sequence ATGAGTTGGACACCGAGCAGTTGGAGAAATTTTCCCATAAAGCAACAACCAATATATCAAGACCAAGAACTTCTTAAAAAAGTAGAAGAAGAATTAAGATCTTACCCGCCACTTATTTTTGCTGGTGAAGCAAGAGACTTGAAAGAGAAGCTTGCAAAAGCAGGGCGTGGAGAAGCATTTTTACTCCAAGGTGGAGATTGTGCAGAGAGTTTTTCTGACTTTAATGCAAAAAATATAAAAAACCTTTTTAGACTAATGCTTCAGATGAACATGGTTTTGATGTATGGTACTGGTAAACCAGTAGTAAAAGTAGGTCGTATTGCAGGACAGTTTGCAAAACCGAGATCGTCTGATTTTGAAGAGATCGATGGCGTACGTCTTCCAAGTTATCGTGGTGATATTATTAATAGTATCGAGTTCACTGAAGCGGCAAGAGAACCAAATCCTAAAAATATGCTCAAAGCCTATAATCAGTCTGCGGCCACTGAGAATCTTTTACGTGCATTTTCGAGAGGTGGTTTGGCGGATCTTAATAAAGTACATCAATGGAACCTTGAGTTTATTAAAGACAATCCGCTTGGAAAGCGTTATGATGCACTGAGTACTAAAATTGACCATGCGATGAAGTTTATGGCAGCATGTGGACTTAACAGTGACAGTATGCCACAATTACACCAAACAACACTGTATACCTCGCATGAAGCACTGCTTCTAAACTATGAAGAGGCATTAACCAGAAAAGACACTGAGACTGGTGAATGGTATGACTGTTCAGCGCATATGTTATGGATAGGTGATAGAACAAGAGATCTCAATGAAGCACATATTGAGTACTTTAGAGGGATCAAAAACCCTATTGGCTGTAAAGTCGGTCCAACGATGGAAGAGGATGAACTTATCGAGCTTATCGATGCATTGAACCCGGATAACGAAGAGGGAAGATTGAACCTTATCGTTCGTATGGGTGCTAGTAAGATCAGAGAGTATTTCCCTAAACTTCTTAAGCGTGTAAGAGATGAAGGAAAAAATGTTGTATGGTCTTGTGACCCTATGCATGGAAATGTTGAAAAGAGTTCAACTGGATTTAAAACCAGAGATTTTGATAACATTCTCTCAGAAGTGGAACAGTTTGTTGCTATTCATAAAGAAATGGGTACTGTCGCTGCAGGTATCCATTTAGAGATGACAGGAAACGATGTTACTGAGTGTACGGGTAGTACATCTTGTGCCATTACTGCTGAGGGTCTTGCAAGTCGTTACCATACACAATGTGACCCTAGGCTTAACGCATCTCAAGCCTTAGAGCTTGCATTTATGCTTTCAGATACAGATGAAGAATCTGAATGA
- a CDS encoding ArsS family sensor histidine kinase, translated as MIITSLRSKIRVVFSVTLLLLGALFIFSIKYDHAMIEERNIAQEQAISHYLYTYYLKYGKIDEAYLEAQNVSLITDKGMVVQIERFFKEKGELKRYAVDTFRLKRIIIINNDRFKLILENKNKPQFPIKRVLIFSTVFLLIIFLYLWIMKSLQPLSALKSQIKTFSKGNLDIECKSDKEDEIAEVANEFDHAVTMIRELLHSRQLFLRAIMHELKTPIAKGRLVSEMLEDEKNKARMHSIFERLNLLIDEFAKIEQITSKNFELTIKTYKMSDLLEASEDMLMIEKPKRLITTKIEKDYSVSVDFELFTLVIKNLLDNGIKYSTDKHITVVIDGNTLKVINKGEALPEPLENYFKPFHASKKGLGLGLYIVKSILDIHQMELHYQHEDGENIFTLV; from the coding sequence ATGATCATCACTTCATTGCGTAGTAAAATAAGGGTTGTATTTTCTGTTACACTGCTTTTACTGGGTGCACTCTTTATATTTTCTATCAAATATGATCATGCAATGATAGAAGAAAGAAATATTGCGCAAGAACAAGCCATTTCCCACTATCTCTATACCTATTATTTAAAATACGGAAAGATCGATGAAGCCTATCTTGAGGCACAAAATGTTTCACTCATTACCGATAAAGGCATGGTCGTTCAGATAGAACGCTTTTTCAAAGAGAAGGGGGAACTTAAACGTTATGCGGTAGACACCTTTCGTTTAAAGCGTATTATTATTATTAACAATGATCGATTTAAACTCATACTTGAAAACAAGAACAAACCACAGTTCCCGATTAAACGTGTACTTATCTTCTCCACTGTTTTTCTCCTCATCATCTTTTTGTATCTATGGATTATGAAAAGTCTACAACCGCTTTCTGCATTAAAAAGCCAGATCAAAACCTTCTCTAAAGGTAACCTGGATATAGAGTGTAAAAGTGATAAAGAAGATGAGATAGCCGAAGTGGCAAATGAGTTTGATCATGCCGTCACCATGATACGTGAACTTCTGCACTCTCGTCAACTCTTTTTACGTGCCATCATGCACGAGCTTAAAACACCTATAGCCAAAGGGCGTCTTGTCAGTGAAATGCTTGAGGATGAAAAAAATAAAGCCCGTATGCATAGTATCTTTGAGAGACTCAATCTTCTTATAGATGAATTTGCAAAGATTGAGCAGATCACTTCTAAAAACTTTGAACTGACGATCAAAACTTACAAGATGAGTGACTTGCTCGAAGCCAGTGAAGATATGCTCATGATAGAGAAACCAAAACGTCTTATCACAACAAAAATTGAAAAAGATTATAGTGTCTCTGTTGATTTTGAACTTTTCACTCTCGTGATAAAGAATCTGCTTGATAACGGTATAAAGTACAGTACCGATAAACATATTACCGTGGTGATCGATGGCAATACCCTGAAAGTCATCAATAAAGGCGAAGCATTACCAGAGCCATTAGAAAATTATTTTAAACCTTTCCATGCCTCGAAAAAAGGTTTAGGTTTAGGGCTGTATATTGTAAAGAGTATTTTAGATATTCATCAAATGGAGTTACACTATCAGCATGAAGATGGAGAAAATATCTTCACACTGGTATAG
- a CDS encoding vancomycin high temperature exclusion protein, with product MVLATVITLIVIDISISKQAESALYNSINKVPVKKAALVLGTAKYMIGGGKNYFYTYRIRAAANLFKAGKVKAIVVSGDHSTKYYNETSKMQNDLIKAGVPSQYITLDPLGIRTLDSVVRAEAIFDLKDYIIVSQKFHLERALFLAKAKGQKVIGFTAKDIPGTAAAYRMKAREYLARAKAFLDVYILHTTPKFHGKKKKVNYKK from the coding sequence ATGGTGCTGGCCACAGTGATAACCCTCATTGTGATAGATATCTCTATCTCAAAACAGGCAGAATCGGCTCTTTATAATAGTATCAACAAAGTCCCAGTAAAAAAAGCTGCTTTGGTATTAGGTACAGCCAAATATATGATAGGTGGAGGGAAAAACTACTTTTATACCTATCGTATTCGTGCCGCAGCCAATCTCTTTAAGGCAGGAAAAGTAAAGGCCATAGTGGTTTCCGGGGATCACAGTACAAAGTATTATAATGAGACAAGCAAGATGCAAAACGATTTGATAAAAGCAGGGGTTCCAAGCCAGTATATCACCCTGGATCCTTTAGGTATCAGAACACTGGATTCTGTGGTGAGAGCTGAAGCGATTTTTGACCTAAAAGACTATATAATCGTTTCTCAGAAATTTCATCTTGAAAGAGCGTTGTTTCTAGCCAAAGCCAAAGGACAAAAAGTTATAGGGTTTACGGCAAAAGATATCCCTGGTACGGCTGCAGCCTATAGAATGAAAGCCAGAGAGTATTTAGCCAGGGCGAAAGCTTTTTTGGATGTGTATATTTTGCATACGACCCCGAAGTTTCATGGAAAAAAAAAGAAAGTTAACTATAAAAAATGA
- the ligA gene encoding NAD-dependent DNA ligase LigA: protein MTNEQYQEKIQLLKKWAHAYYVEDNPVATDDEYDRLYHEVLDYEIENPSNVAEDSPTKRVGGVVRGEFSKAKHIKRMWSMEDVFNTDEVQEWLDRTVKNVGECVYFCEPKFDGASMNLLYENGKLVRAITRGDGVIGEEVTDNVRTIRSVPLTIDYKGQIEIRGEVVIRKDDFEIINKERLEKGEQVFANPRNAAAGSLRQLDSSVTAKRRLVFYPWGLGENSLTQTKLSQKMDFVYTLGFLEPPHVQECHNIEEIEAFYQDLIALRHEIPMMMDGMVIKVDEVSKQEDLGYTVKVPKWMCAYKFPAVEKVTKVNDITLQVGRTGVITPVAEVEPVEVDGAIISRATLHNFDEIERKGLMIGDSIILIRSGDVIPKITKVLDDRRDGSERAIARPTACPTCQSELLDEGTLIKCQNLDCPDRVVNSIIHFAKKGCMNIDGLGSKIVEILVKEHKIEDILGLYHLKFEDLEGMEGFKEKRIQNLLDAIAHTKGAPLYRLLSAMGIEHIGEVASKSLALEFGLGVVDATFEEVVALDGIGEEMANSLLEFMRVNHDFVLKLFDVIQPQVEEKVEAEENPFKNKTVVLTGSMSVSRGVVKEMLEKLGAKVSGSVSKKTDYVVYGDDAGSKLTKAESLGVKTLREEEMRKML from the coding sequence ATGACAAACGAACAATATCAAGAAAAGATCCAACTTCTTAAAAAGTGGGCACATGCCTACTATGTTGAAGATAACCCTGTTGCTACGGATGATGAGTATGACAGGCTTTACCATGAAGTGTTAGACTATGAAATAGAGAACCCCTCAAATGTTGCAGAGGATTCTCCTACGAAGCGTGTCGGGGGCGTGGTACGTGGTGAGTTTTCCAAAGCGAAGCATATCAAACGTATGTGGAGTATGGAAGATGTATTTAACACGGATGAAGTGCAGGAGTGGCTGGACAGAACGGTTAAAAATGTAGGTGAATGCGTTTACTTCTGTGAGCCTAAGTTTGATGGTGCAAGCATGAACTTACTGTATGAAAATGGTAAGTTGGTCCGTGCGATCACACGTGGTGATGGTGTGATCGGTGAAGAAGTGACAGATAATGTACGGACCATCCGTTCTGTACCTTTAACCATTGACTATAAGGGTCAGATAGAGATACGCGGTGAAGTGGTCATTCGTAAAGATGATTTTGAGATCATCAACAAAGAGAGACTTGAAAAAGGTGAACAGGTTTTTGCAAACCCACGAAATGCTGCAGCAGGAAGCCTCAGACAGCTGGACTCTTCTGTTACCGCAAAACGAAGATTGGTATTTTACCCTTGGGGTTTGGGTGAAAACAGTTTAACACAGACAAAACTCTCCCAAAAGATGGACTTTGTGTATACTCTGGGTTTTTTAGAGCCTCCGCATGTACAAGAGTGTCATAACATCGAAGAGATAGAAGCATTTTACCAAGATCTTATTGCTCTGCGTCATGAGATACCTATGATGATGGACGGTATGGTCATCAAGGTAGACGAGGTAAGCAAACAGGAAGATCTGGGCTATACGGTCAAGGTACCCAAATGGATGTGTGCTTACAAGTTTCCTGCTGTAGAGAAAGTGACCAAGGTCAATGACATTACGCTTCAGGTAGGAAGAACGGGTGTGATCACCCCTGTAGCGGAGGTGGAACCTGTAGAAGTAGATGGTGCCATCATCAGCCGTGCCACCCTGCATAATTTCGATGAGATAGAACGTAAGGGGTTAATGATCGGGGATAGCATCATACTGATACGCTCTGGGGATGTGATCCCTAAGATCACTAAGGTGTTGGATGATAGACGAGACGGATCAGAGAGAGCGATCGCACGACCGACAGCCTGCCCGACCTGTCAAAGTGAATTACTCGATGAAGGGACACTGATAAAGTGCCAAAACCTCGATTGTCCGGACAGAGTCGTGAACTCCATCATTCACTTTGCTAAAAAAGGATGTATGAATATAGACGGACTTGGATCCAAGATCGTTGAGATACTGGTCAAAGAGCATAAAATAGAAGATATCTTAGGACTCTACCATTTGAAGTTTGAAGATTTGGAAGGCATGGAAGGTTTTAAAGAGAAGCGTATACAAAATCTTCTTGATGCCATTGCTCATACAAAAGGAGCACCTCTTTATAGGCTACTTTCTGCCATGGGTATAGAACATATCGGGGAAGTGGCCAGTAAGTCATTGGCTTTAGAATTTGGCTTAGGTGTTGTAGATGCTACATTTGAAGAAGTTGTAGCTTTGGATGGTATAGGTGAGGAGATGGCAAATTCTCTACTGGAATTTATGCGTGTGAACCATGATTTTGTTTTAAAACTTTTTGATGTGATCCAACCTCAAGTAGAAGAGAAAGTCGAAGCAGAAGAAAATCCTTTTAAAAACAAAACAGTGGTACTGACCGGGTCTATGTCTGTAAGTCGTGGAGTCGTCAAAGAGATGCTTGAAAAACTGGGTGCAAAAGTCAGTGGTTCTGTGAGTAAAAAGACAGACTATGTTGTCTATGGTGACGATGCAGGATCCAAGTTGACCAAGGCTGAGAGTCTGGGTGTGAAGACACTGAGAGAAGAGGAAATGAGGAAAATGTTATGA